The genomic interval TAAATACACTTTCGAGTGTATCATCcgtttaattaatatttggggAATCGAATCCTAAGGATTCGAGCTGATTTGATTCTGAATTTATAGAACGCGCTTTTAGGGATAATTAGGAGCATCTTActaattctgtttatttcacGATAAGCAGAATTACACAcaattggtatttatttattgtttaatgacCTATTTGCCGATTCCGAGCAGGGTTGCGTTGTTCAGGCCAAAGGTTTGACTTACACAACACACAAGCGATTCTTCACGATGAAACACGGGTTTATTCGGCGATTCTATACTAAACGTGAATAGCACTCAACGGCTAAATTGGACTCTTGtgtcagaaagagaaaaaaaaaaccttcataGGACACTCCTTTGAGAATGGAAAGCAGTTCTCGGCATCTTCTTGTCTGACTTCTTCAATGCTCGtgtcttctctctcctctttaacAAACGCCGTCTTTACACCAGCAGGTCACCTGGATCTCGCTCGCTTCACATCGAGGTGTTTTCTGTGCATTGATAAAAGAACAAGAAGTATGCATACGCTATTCAACTGCGATTTGTGTtggtatattatatttaacGTTAATTTTGTGGTGTTTTGCACCGTTCTGACCGACAGGCGTCGTTTCGAGCGTTTTGTTTTCACGCGGTATCATAAGAACAACTCAGAGTTATTAAAAGCCCAGTTTCTCCCATCACTCCTTTCCAGAGAGATTTGACGATGTTGGTAACGAAAACCTAAAAGGTTTCcaatttgtgtttgtattcacTATATTATTAGTTTATCGTTGCtttctgttgtattttaatcaattgAATGCATGTAGTTTTGATAATGTTTTCTACTGCTTTTAAATGTCTGcagttaatgtattttttatttgttgaattgAAAAAGGGGAGGGAAGAGATTTATCAATTACAACAAAATTTACAATGTGTAGGTAACGAAATAAGATGCCGTTACTCACGCGCCGAggcattttattcagcaaaaaatgcattttattaatttaagaaaGGCTTGTGATGTCATACAGtgcgtcaaaataaaagtcctgtacatacatttttaagaaaaaaaacattcacgtATCAGTGGTTTTGAGAGAATGCTTGGTGAAATGTTTCATCTGCTGTCAGTTTAAACTGCTGTTCAATTGTGTGCAAAAAATAAGGTTTGTCTGCATAACTACCTTTTTTAAAGCCACCTCCAAATAGATGCCATGTGATGTGTTATTACTGTGTGCaaaattgtgtaatatttttttgcaataactTTGTAAATGCAATAGCCTTTTGGTGATAACATAGAACTcggcaaaatcaggttctgagAAAACATAACGGCATTGACACTAAAATGCGATTTAACTCGAAAAAACCAAAGCGTACTTGTTCGAGCGTATAGAATAGAACAAGGAGAGGTAGGGTATTAATAAACGTGAGAAATATTGCACATCGTTTTTATTGCACGATTGGAGACAGGGACTTCATGTCCAAAGAGATGGAGCAAAGCAACCCGGGGTGAAATAAACCCATCACAAATCTCTCTGGAATCGATTCTGAGCTTAGTTTCAGATGGTACCTCAGAAAGAGTTACGCCTTTGGTTCCTTACGCAGACGTCGATTAAAATAACGGTTCGAAGAGAACTACATCCATCTGCTGTTGGAAAACTAAGTTTAGAGCAGATTCAAGAGAGGAAAGTCCAGGACGAGCTTCGAAGGACAGAACGACCCAAGATCGAGAAAATCGCAGATCAAATCCAGCCTGGTTAGCGAAGTACGAAGAACGGACCCCCGCTGGACTGCAGCCATAGCTAAAGCATTAAAGCATAAAAGGGCAACATCATCTCGTTTAGCTTCTACATTCACACTGCAGACTTTTTAAAGCCAGACGAATCTTATCCAATGCGTTAATTTCAATGTACTAAACTGAATCAAACGCACAAGTTAAGGAAAGTGTGAAAAGTCCAGTTCCTTAACGTACTTCAAGTGCTCCATGTTTACCAATTTCGTACTCgataaaaaaaccccatccTTCTGTCCTTTTTAAGATAAGTGTGCTCAACTGCGCTATTTTGAGACGAACCCATCCGTCGTTGGCGACGCCGAGGCGCGCTACGGTTTCTTTTCCGAATGGGTTTGCAAGTGGCGTTTCAGGTCTGTGTGATACGTGAAACACTTTCCGCACTGGAGACACGTGAcgggcttctctccggtgtgaagcCTCGTGTGAATGTTAAGGTTCCCTTTATTtgtgaaactcttcccgcactgagggCAGCTGAAAGgcctctctccggtgtggaccCTCAAGTGAATCTCAAGGATCGCTTTGTTCGTGCACGTTTTTCCGCAGTGATGGCACATGAAAGGCTTCTCCCCGACGTGAGCCGCCACGTGGCTCCGAAGGTGGCTCCTGTCGGGGAAGCTCTTTCCACACCGCTGACACACGCAGCGGTTCTCTCTCGAGTGGATCTTCACGTGGCAATTAAGGTTTTCTTTGCACctgaaactctttccgcactgacCGCACACGAACGGCTTCTCCCCGGTGTGGATTCTCGTGTGAGTCTTGAGGCTCTCTTTTCGCGAGAAGTTCTTCTCGCAGAGCCTGCAGGTGTACGGGCTCTCTCCCGTGTGGCCTCTCACGTGGGCGTTGAGGTTTCCTTTGTGCGTGAAGCTCTGTCCACACTGAGCGCAGGTAAAAGGCTTCTCTCCCGTGTGGACTCTCATGTGGACTTTGAGGTTTTGCTTCTGAGTgaagctctttccgcactgCTGGCAGCTGAAAGGCTTTTCTCCGTTGTGGATCCTCATGTGGACATCAAGGTTTTGCTTCTGATTGAACGTCTTTCCACACTGACGACAAGTGAAAAAACCGACCGATTCTGTCTTTTGACCCTTTTTTTGAGAGTAAGTGACCGATTGTTCTCCGGTCACAAAGTCCTGATCCTCGTCAGGCTGATTCGCTTCCGTTTTATTCAGTTCTTGggtttccttttttaaaaacgttaggcctaaagtgaaaaaagacaaataaaataccAGTTGACCAAAATCGACATCCAAATAACAATCGAAACCAAATGCATGTAATCCCAAAAACACTTCCCAATGGTAACCGTTCAATTTTGTTAGGACAAAAAGCcatataaaagaaacaaagctGTTTGATAGGAAACTTGACCTATCAAACAGTCAGAAATGAAGACCCACTGTAACAGAAATACCGTTCTGGCCAACATAGGAGGGTCCTGCAAAAAGCTTGGACTCATTttagacagaaaacacaaatataccAATAATATTAAGGTGTTCTGAAGACCTTACAGGTTTTTGAATGACACatgggtgagtaattaatgaaggAATTTTCATTTATTGGGAAAACATTCTTTAAAGAGGACACGGATACGAATTTGACCAATTTCTAATGGTCGAAGAAAACGGTCACTTTGTATAAAGCTTAcatttgatgtattttacaAAGATTTGTGTTAATAAACTAATCGTTGAAACTGCAATCGacattcaaaaatgtacatttacgcATTTATTAGGTCAAACTAACCCGTTTGTGTTTCGGTTTCTTCTCGTTTCACCCCGAACGCTTCTTCAATCTTCACGTCTTCgttctcctctttaataaacgaCATCTTTATAACGTTACGCGAGCTCGGTGGCGTCTCggggtttttttctgtttaaaaaaattgagaacaatttaactgaaaaaaaatccgGTCAAACCGATTAACgctgaaaactaaaatatagaaataataaaaattttacttcAGACAAACCGGTTCGCAATAAAAGGAGCGAAACGAGACGCGCCTTTACTTTTACGTCTAGCCGCGTTGTACTCATAAAAATAACGTGTATTAAATGTTAACTAAGCGTTATGGTGCACGAATTAATCCGGAATGAACGCTTTAAATCGTTAAAAAACGTACCTTTTGCTCAGCCGAATGGCGGCGCGGCGTTATGACGTCACGCGTCGacgccaaaataaaagccccATCTGCGCTATTAAAGCCTTAAAAAGaagaaactgaagaaaataaCTATAGTTTCTGgttaaaaaaagtcactttgGCGCGTGACCATTTGAAACCGTTTAAATCAGAAAATACCATGTTTATTAAGTCATTCcgttcatttacaaaacatcgACATTTCACGCAAGTATattcatatactgtacatttatacaGGTTCTGAGCTCAAACGAACTACTCAAATTAATTTCtcacaatacacattttctGGTGCCACCTTAAATTTCCGAGCCATTTAAAGCCCTTCCCGCACGCGGAACACACATATGACGTCACGCGCGCGCGACTTTTAACTTGCGGCGGGACCGTTTTGCGGCGGCGCTCGACGGAACCGAGTCTCTTTCCTCCGGGGCGATTCGCGAAACCCCTCCTTCCGGTCCTCCCGTCCCGCTCGGGAGCCCGCGGGCTCTTCCCGGAGTGAGTTCGCAGATGAGCGTCCAGGTCTCTCTGGTACGTGAAGCTCTCCCCGCACCGGAGGCACCCGTACGGCTTCTCCCCGGTGTGCAGCCTCAGGTGCGTCTGGAGGTTCCCTTTCCGCGAGAAGCTCTTTCCGCACCGCAGACAGACgtagggcttctctccggtgtgcaCCCGCACGTGAATCTCGAGGTTCGCCGCGTTCACGCAAGCCTTCCCGCAGTAGCGGCACATGACGTCGCCGCGCGCTCCGGTGTCGCCGCGGTGCGTGGCCACGTGACCCTCAAGCTCCGCGCCGTCGGCGAAGCTCCTTCCGCACCGGTGGCACGGGAACCCGTCCGGCCTCGCGTGGACACGCGCGTGGTAGTCGAGCGTCACCTTGTGCCTGAACGCCTTCCCGCAGCGCTCGCACGCGTACGGCTTCTCcccggtgtggatcctcatgtgaACCTTGAAGTTTCCGTTGAGCGCGAAGCTCCTCCCGCAGTGACGGCACGCGAAGGGCTTCGCGCGCTCCCCGGCGCGGCCTCGCGAGAGGAGGGGCCGGGCGTGACCCCTCGCGTGCGCGTCGAGCGTGCCCTTGCGCGTGAAGCCCTTGCCGCACAGCGCGCACGCGTACGGCTTCTCTCTGGTGTGGACCCTCGCGTGCGTCTTCAGGCTCTCCTTGCGCGTGAAGCCCTTCCCGCAGAGCTCGCACGCGTACGGCTTCTCcccggtgtggatcctcatgtggGTGTTGAGCGTCCCCCTGCGCGTGAAGCGGCTCCCGCACTGCGGGCACGTGTAGGGCTTCTCCCCGGTGTGGAGCCGCATGTGGGTCTTCAGGCTCCCCCTGCGGGAGAAGCTGTTCCCGCACTGCCTGCACGTGTGAGGGCTCCCTCCAGCGTGGGTCTTCACGTGCGCGGTCAGGTTCCCTTTGAGGGTAAAGCGCTTCCCGCACTGCGCGCACGCGTGCGGCTTCTCGTCGGCGTGCGTCTTCGCGTGCACGTTGAGGTTTCCCTTTTGAGAGAAACTCTTCCCGCACCGGAAGCAGGCGAACTTCTCTTTGATAACCGCTCGCGAAGACGTCGGAGGGCCACTCGTGAAATCTCGAGCCTCTTCTGGACTCTCCTCTTTCAAAGCCGGCGAgactaaatggaaaaaataaataaaagatgaacGCGTCAACCCGAGGATCAAACGATCGACTTCGGCGTCGAGAATGAAATCTGACCTGTTTGTTCCTCGGCATCTTCTTGTTTGACTCGAAACGCTTCTTCGATCTTCACGTCTTCGCGCTCTTCTTTAATAAACGCCATCTTTGAGGTGACAAcgcaaaaattaattaatataaactcGTGTGAAAGTGTGTTGGAGCCGCAGGAACAGATTTTGATAAAGAAatctgtataatttttttttgcagccttCAACTGTTTACACTAAACTGCTTTCACGCGACGTTGCACGCATTTCTTTACTCGCCCAAGATATTAAAATGCGCATTCAGTGAATATTAAGCGATCATACGTcgtttttagaaaaagaaacgAATCAAAAtccctttaaatgcttaaaCTCGCAAACCTTTCTGCAGCCGAATCACAACAGACGCAGCGGCGCAGCCTTGTGTCGTCACACCGACgtatcaaaataaaagccataTGCGGTTCAAGAATATAGCGtagaaaatgaagtgaaaagtGATACATTTAAAGGAAACGCATACAAATTATATATCAGAGGTCGTCGGAACTTTTTCTAAACCTAatggtatatatacataaaaaaaactgtacagtaGTAAAACaatccaaataaaatgtttttttaaaccttctgttttttctttgtaagcACTATATATGCCTTGAATGAcaaacttgttttcttttatttatctttcCTGTTGAGATTCCCATTCTGAATTTATTACTAAGTTTCTGCATCCAATCATAAACCAGTGCTGATAAAACCCTTTCAGAAAATGATGCAATAGGAAAGAAAGGTTTCTCCAGAACAAGAAGGTACTTTCCCAATGGGAAGGGGCTTTTATCAGGCACTTTACCCAACCGGATAAGTCCAGACCTATCCCCATTCCTAAAACTAGCCCCTAGGGTAAATATAGTGGATTAGGGCTAATCGGGTAAAATATCCACAAATTGGGAGATCCCTAAAGTGATTGGACAATACCTCCTAGTGTCCTGCGGAGACCTACGTTGAGACTCAAGGGAATGCCCAGTCAAAAGATGTAAGGTCACAAAAGTTCAAATCTCAAGTGGAAATTGTAATTTTGATATCTCTACaaaaatggattaaaacaatggatttttaaagacatttccaCCCAGTGTTTTAGCATTATTCTTCATGTACTTtgctaatcaaataaaaacaaaactaagcaTTTCACAACAcgtttaattcatattttgattcTAAAGTATCAACATGAGAAATGGATTGATGCTTCTGTACAAAAGGAGCTAGAGTTCATCCACCACAGCCGCCCGGGCTCTGAAAGTTTACCAAAGGCGATGGTGACCACATGAGTTCAAGTGTACACGAGAAAACAGGACGCCTCGAAGTTTAAAATGGCGACGCAAAAAGTGGTTCGATGAAAATAAATACTGGAGATGGAAAACGGGGTGATGGTTGTAGAGGCGTCGCTCGTTTAAAAGTCGAAAATTAGATTTGGCCCACGCTCAACTGTGTTGTGAGCGTACCCTTCATTTTACGCAGACACGTATTTTCCGGTGCCACAGTAAACCGCTAGGCCATTTAAAACGCTTCCCACACAAGGAACACAGATAGAGTCTCACATCCGTGTGGCTTTTTAAGCGTATCTGTAAGTGAGACCGTTTGCAATTAAAACGTTTTCCTCCAGGGTGAATCTGTGAATGATGTTTCAGGCCTCTTCGATATATTTTAAGGCCCGCGAAAGACCTCTTCCTAGTGTGGATCCTCACGTGCGCCCGAAggcttcttttatttatataactctTTCCGCAACGATGGCACATGAAAGGAGTCTTTGCACCGCGAGTCGTTAAGCGGTTCTTAAGGCAGTTCTCCCTCGAGTGAACCCTCGCGTGCTGGTTAAGATTTTCTTTACATCGAAACTTCTTTCCGCACTGACC from Puntigrus tetrazona isolate hp1 chromosome 4, ASM1883169v1, whole genome shotgun sequence carries:
- the LOC122342233 gene encoding oocyte zinc finger protein XlCOF6-like — translated: MAFIKEEREDVKIEEAFRVKQEDAEEQTVSPALKEESPEEARDFTSGPPTSSRAVIKEKFACFRCGKSFSQKGNLNVHAKTHADEKPHACAQCGKRFTLKGNLTAHVKTHAGGSPHTCRQCGNSFSRRGSLKTHMRLHTGEKPYTCPQCGSRFTRRGTLNTHMRIHTGEKPYACELCGKGFTRKESLKTHARVHTREKPYACALCGKGFTRKGTLDAHARGHARPLLSRGRAGERAKPFACRHCGRSFALNGNFKVHMRIHTGEKPYACERCGKAFRHKVTLDYHARVHARPDGFPCHRCGRSFADGAELEGHVATHRGDTGARGDVMCRYCGKACVNAANLEIHVRVHTGEKPYVCLRCGKSFSRKGNLQTHLRLHTGEKPYGCLRCGESFTYQRDLDAHLRTHSGKSPRAPERDGRTGRRGFANRPGGKRLGSVERRRKTVPPQVKSRARVTSYVCSACGKGFKWLGNLRWHQKMCIVRKTEKNPETPPSSRNVIKMSFIKEENEDVKIEEAFGVKREETETQTGLTFLKKETQELNKTEANQPDEDQDFVTGEQSVTYSQKKGQKTESVGFFTCRQCGKTFNQKQNLDVHMRIHNGEKPFSCQQCGKSFTQKQNLKVHMRVHTGEKPFTCAQCGQSFTHKGNLNAHVRGHTGESPYTCRLCEKNFSRKESLKTHTRIHTGEKPFVCGQCGKSFRCKENLNCHVKIHSRENRCVCQRCGKSFPDRSHLRSHVAAHVGEKPFMCHHCGKTCTNKAILEIHLRVHTGERPFSCPQCGKSFTNKGNLNIHTRLHTGEKPVTCLQCGKCFTYHTDLKRHLQTHSEKKP